A region from the Onychostoma macrolepis isolate SWU-2019 chromosome 18, ASM1243209v1, whole genome shotgun sequence genome encodes:
- the ssr3 gene encoding translocon-associated protein subunit gamma, with protein sequence MAPKGGNKQQSEEDLLLQDFSRNLSAKSTALFYGNALIVSAIPIWLFWRIWHMDLVQSAVLYAVMTLVSTYLVAFAYKNVKFVLKHKVAQKREDAVSKEVTRKLSEADNRKMSRKEKDERILWKKNEVADYEATTFSIFYNNTLFLLIVIIASFFLLKNFNPTVNYILSISASSGLIALLSTGSK encoded by the exons ATGGCACCAAAAGGCGGCAACAAACAGCAGTCAGAGGAGGATCTTCTCCTGCAGGACTTCAGCAGAAACCTGTCGGCGAAATCTACGGCGCTGTTCTACGGCAATGCGCTAATCGTGTCCGCGATCCCTATCT GGCTGTTTTGGAGGATCTGGCATATGGATTTGGTCCAGTCTGCAGTGCTGTATGCAGTCATGACTCTAGTCAGCACCTACCTGGTTGCCTTTGCTTACAAGAACGTCAAATTTGTCCTCAAGCACAA GGTCGCTCAGAAACGTGAAGACGCCGTGTCCAAGGAAGTGACCCGCAAGCTCTCTGAAGCCGATAACCGCAAAATGTCCCGCAAAGAGAAGGACGAGAG GATCCTGTGGAAGAAGAATGAGGTTGCTGATTACGAGGCCACCACTTTTTCCATCTTTTACAACAACACTCTGTTCCTCTTGATTGTCATCATTGCCTCTTTCTTCTTGCTGAAGAACTTCAATCCAACAGT GAACTACATTCTGTCCATTAGTGCCTCTTCAGGTCTGATCGCCCTGCTGTCCACGGGGTCCAAATAA